A region from the Bactrocera dorsalis isolate Fly_Bdor chromosome 1, ASM2337382v1, whole genome shotgun sequence genome encodes:
- the LOC125777039 gene encoding uncharacterized protein LOC125777039 → MLTDDDILAVLEASDAPDFSSDDEERDKNYEPSDSTDSEGEEEADIEGNVGEVLPELGHEENIEPSSSRRPIWRRKPFCQPIIDMPVAEEVDYAVDTPTPLE, encoded by the exons ATGCTTACAGATGATGATATTTTGGCAGTGCTAGAGGCCTCAGACGCCCCCGATTTTAGCAGCGATGATGAAGAACGAGACAAAAATTATGAGCCATCGGACAGCACCGACAGTGAAGGCGAGGAAGAAGCAGATATTGAAGGAAACGTAGGTGAAGTGCTTCCTGAGTTAGGTCACGAAGAAAATATTGAACCG agttcaagtcgtcgTCCGATTTGGAGAAGGAAACCTTTTTGCCAACCAATTATCGATATGCCTGTTGCAGAGGAAGTT GACTATGCAGTAGATACGCCGACACCTCTAGAATAA